A window of Lodderomyces beijingensis strain CBS 14171 genome assembly, chromosome: 1 contains these coding sequences:
- a CDS encoding mitochondrial 37S ribosomal protein bS1m → MSASKELFELVRNSRLSQVAKPHANNIRLKTNKPTHQVIFTPSTSAYRSNYGLKSVLPGKIGKAYISFNDIDNKKGMPDVEKNSGFHYTQQMFQEMGVPLKNHFTKHNPLFPHESNQSSRSLHEGNLTSCFNIDPKTKTSDVINLLNQNPRLYKNFRTYVSTKHPQVILTSLEPFELTSIMRQFLNESKRVKKKENTMANKLTAMGERNNSVQGTGGFSYNQRGRLQNTPNGIKHHTIVDGRMVGTKEAAIGGVVANVIDRSIALQLNYARNTPGAHYRQFTVPLKVNEAEFAEDGSIRMFAEGIKSGTWSETDERYLSTRNSVMGGRRSRGRAGDESLESLLNLILPGKR, encoded by the coding sequence ATGTCGGCGAGCAAGGAGCTCTTTGAGTTGGTCAGAAACTCAAGGTTATCCCAAGTGGCCAAGCCGCatgccaacaacatcagACTCAAGACCAACAAACCAACGCATCAAGTGATATTCACACCTTCTACAAGTGCATATAGATCAAATTATGGTTTGAAATCGGTATTGCCAGGCAAGATCGGTAAAGCTTACATCTCGTTCAATGACATAGACAACAAAAAGGGCATGCCCGATGTTGAGAAAAACTCAGGTTTCCACTATACGCAACAGATGTTTCAAGAAATGGGCGTGCCTTTGAAAAACCATTTCACAAAACACAACCCACTTTTCCCGCACGAGTCCAACCAGAGCAGCAGGTCGCTTCACGAGGGGAACCTAACCAGCTGTTTCAATATCGACCCCAAGACCAAAACTTCCGACGTCATCAACCTTTTAAACCAGAACCCGCGCTTGTATAAAAATTTCAGAACCTACGTCTCCACCAAGCACCCTCAAGTTATCTTGACCTCGCTCGAGCCTTTCGAATTAACTTCCATTATGAGGCAGTTTTTGAACGAGTCTAAGCgagtgaagaagaaggagaataCCATGGCAAACAAATTGACAGCCATGGGcgaaagaaacaacagcGTGCAAGGCACAGGCGGGTTTTCCTACAACCAAAGAGGAAGATTGCAAAACACCCCCAACGGCATCAAGCATCATACTATCGTAGATGGTAGAATGGTGGGAACCAAAGAGGCAGCAATCGGCGGCGTCGTTGCCAACGTCATTGACCGTTCAATTGCGCTACAGTTGAATTACGCGCGAAACACACCAGGGGCGCACTATAGACAGTTCACCGTACCTCTCAAGGTCAACGAGGCTGAATTTGCCGAAGATGGGTCAATCAGAATGTTTGCTGAAGGTATCAAATCTGGCACTTGGTCTGAAACCGATGAGAGATACTTGTCAACTAGAAACTCGGTGATGGGAGGTCGTAGATCGAGAGGCAGAGCCGGTGACGAAAGCTTGGAaagcttgttgaacttgattCTCCCAGGAAAGAgataa
- a CDS encoding 40S ribosomal protein eS8, with protein MGISRDSRHKRSATGAKRAQFRKKRKFELGRQSANTKIGPKRIHSVRTRGGNEKFRALRIETGNFSWASEGVAKKTRIAGVVYHPSNNELVRTNTLTKSAVVQIDATPFRQWYENHYGSTLGKKKNLPAGTEAEEVKRSSKLERKLASRSGAAAIESAVDSQFGAGRLYAVISSRPGQSGRCDGYILEGEELAFYLRRLTAKK; from the coding sequence ATGGGTATCTCAAGAGATTCACGCCACAAAAGATCAGCCACTGGTGCTAAAAGAGCCCAGTTcagaaagaagagaaagttTGAGTTGGGAAGACAATcggccaacaccaagatcgGACCAAAGAGAATCCACAGTGTTAGAACCAGAGGAGGTAACGAAAAGTTTAGAGCTTTGAGAATCGAAACCGGTAACTTTTCTTGGGCCTCCGAAGGTGTTGCTAAGAAGACTAGAATTGCAGGTGTTGTTTACCACCCTTCTAACAATGAGTTGGTTAGAACCAACACTTTGACCAAGTCTGCTGTTGTCCAAATCGATGCGACTCCATTCAGACAATGGTACGAAAACCACTACGGTTCAACTTTGGgtaagaagaagaacctTCCAGCTGGTACCGAAGCTGAAGAAGTCAAGAGATCCAGCAAGTTGGAGAGAAAATTGGCTTCTAGATCAGGTGCTGCTGCCATTGAATCAGCTGTCGACTCCCAATTCGGTGCTGGTAGATTGTACGCTGTCATCTCATCCAGACCAGGTCAATCCGGTAGATGTGATGGATACATTTTGGAGGGTGAAGAGTTGGCTTTCTACTTGAGAAGATTGACTGCTAAGAAGTAA